One Fundulus heteroclitus isolate FHET01 chromosome 11, MU-UCD_Fhet_4.1, whole genome shotgun sequence DNA segment encodes these proteins:
- the LOC118564462 gene encoding stress response protein nst1-like produces MEDKKLHSDPPRIKQTQENKQYSERGVTERLKNPPGNQRAYMENNKQPCSPTKMPGRSTQGVGNQANCIPLVSQRKPNKLRNTLQEKTKFREHCTRIVSENLAKTLKKTAHRQHYADLAWSKTAEQREYERKVKVRKMKHLAAVKIFLEKTPDLQTSSEKNDVAERKKKKVLLESRQVHQIEQIEKRKQKTDLVADQSQSKRETLAHSSREYIPHEVKDRKKIVNDQMLDTTKKNMTKELLAEKKLRKEMLDKYLAGANDRRIKREREVKINKDLTDTWNAQITLKQQEKRGKEESKREMRRCLFEMDRWHETEKKMVLAASGGKASCESQEVSPRMSPN; encoded by the coding sequence ATGGAAGACAAGAAATTACACAGTGATCCTCCCAGGATAAAACAGACTcaggaaaataaacaatattctgAAAGGGGAGTGACAGAAAGGCTCAAGAATCCACCTGGAAACCAGAGAGCCTATatggaaaacaacaaacagcccTGCTCTCCAACCAAAATGCCGGGGAGAAGCACTCAAGGAGTGGGCAATCAAGCTAATTGCATCCCGTTGGTATCACAACGCAAACCCAACAAGCTAAGGAATACGCTTCAAGAAAAGACCAAATTTCGCGAACATTGTACAAGAATCGTGTCTGAGAATCTGGCCAAGACGCTGAAGAAAACAGCTCATAGGCAGCATTATGCGGACTTGGCCTGGAGCAAAACAGCTGAACAGCGAGAATATGAGAGGAAAGTTAAAGTTAGAAAGATGAAACATCTAGCTGCTGTAAAAATTTTCCTGGAAAAGACGCCAGACCTTCAGACAAGCTCTGAAAAAAACGACGTGgctgaaaggaaaaagaagaaagtcTTGCTTGAATCACGCCAGGTGCATCAAATCGAGCAAATTGAGAAGAGGAAACAAAAGACGGATTTGGTGGCTGACCAAAGCCAATCTAAACGTGAAACTTTGGCACACAGCAGCAGGGAGTACATTCCTCATGAAGTCAAAGATCGTAAGAAAATCGTGAATGACCAAATGTTAGACACAACGAAGAAAAACATGACCAAAGAGCttcttgcagaaaaaaaactaaggaaAGAAATGCTGGATAAGTACTTAGCAGGAGCTAACGATCGCAGGATAAAAAGGGAGAGAGAAGTTAAAATTAACAAGGATCTGACTGACACGTGGAATGCCCAAATAACACTCAAACAGCAGGAGAAGAGGGGGAAGGAGGAGTCTAAAAGGGAAATGAGGCGGTGCTTATTTGAAATGGACAGATGgcatgaaactgaaaaaaagatggTGCTAGCAGCAAGTGGGGGAAAAGCTAGCTGTGAGTCACAGGAAGTTTCCCCCAGGATGTCCCCTAACTAA